TGCCAATACCGATAATTAAACAAACTAAAACCGGTCTTACGGTTGGATGCCTTTAAAATCAATACATTAATATTAAAACTTTAATTTATATTAAAATATAAATTTAAAGTTAATCATATTATAAAATGACAAATATTGTCAATGAAAATTGGGAAATTTCGGAGGATAAAAATAATAAATAAATTTTAATAATTAATTTAATAACTTATATGATATTTTGCCCATGACAAAAATTGTCATATTCAATTACAAAATTTGTTAATTTGTAAAAAAAATAAAAATATCAGCCCTGAGGCGGCTTAAGCGAGGAGCAAATATCAGTTATTGATAAACCTGATATCTCTGACGGTTATGCGCTTTTCCGCAAATATTTTTTTCTTTTCCAAAGAAAAAAGATAGTCGTTGACTTTGCTTATCAAGTCTTCTTTATTAAACCCGAGTTCAAACAAAAGAACAGGGTTATCGACGCTAACCGTCAGAATATCTTTATTAAACGCCTTTGGTTTGGTTTTTTTCCCTATTTCGGCGCCGCAGATAGTTCCCCAATTTTCATATAACATTAAGGCAATGTAGTCGGAAAAATTGAGTTTGCTTCTTAGCGCTTTTAAAAGAATATCTTTTAAATTTAATTGTTGATTTGCGTTCATAATTATATTATTATTGCTTATAATATAAAAATTTTCAATAATATTAATATATCTCCAAATTTATTAAAAGGTAAAGGTATATAATTATGATGCGTATTTATTGCCCTTATTGCGGAACATCGTACGATATCGATGAATCTTTAATGCCCAAAGGTAATGTAAAGGTAAGATGCAGGTCATGCGCGAATGTTTTTGTTATCGATAGAGAACAGGGGGCAATTAAAGACGAGCCTGAACAGGACTATAAACATGAAAAGGTTTCTCAGCCCGAAAATGAACCTGCGTCGGAAACGAAAAAAAACCTTGAAGGCGATAAAGACATCATCGAGGTCAGCGACTTTATGAAAAGGGTTATACAAGAAATAGACGGCTCGCTAAATCAGGAAAATAAAGAAAACGAAAGCAATAAAAATGAAAAACCTAAAAATACTTCAGACAATAAAAAAATAAATCCCCTTAAAATCGTAATACTGCTAATATTAATTCTGTTGTTAATAGCAGCTGGCGCTTATACTCTTGAATATTATAACATCGTAAATCTGCCCGCTTTTTTGCCGAAGCTGTTTTAGGAATATTTTCTTTTCTCGATCGGAAGATAGACGGTTACGGTTGTTCCGTGATTTTTAACGGAGTCTATATTAATAAATCCGTTATGTTCGTAAATTATCTTCTGGCTGATGGCAAGACCGAGTCCGCTCCCCTTTTCTTTTGTCGTAAAAAACGGAACGAATAGATTTTTAATATCCTTTTTGCTTATCCCGCAGCCATTATCCGTAAATTCTATTTTTAAGAATTTTGGACTGTTTCTCGTATAATCCAGCTTTGTAATAATTTTTATTATACCCTTAGTTTCCGGTTTTACCGCCTCTATTCCATTTTTTAAAGTATTCAAAAAAACCTGCTTTAAAGCGTTTTCGGACGCATAAATTTTTGGAAGGCTCGGGTCGAATTCTTTAATGATTTCCACATTTTTATTTGTCAACGCTTCCTGCTCCAGCAGTATTATTTCATTGACAATCTTATTGATATTAACCTTTTCGCTACTTGTCTTATGTTTTTTCGATAAAGACAGAAGGTCTTCGATAAGGTTGTTTATTCTGCCGACTTCTTTTATTATTATTTCCAAAAAATTATTTAAATCCTTGATGTTCGCCTGCAAATCAAACGATGCCTGATCAAATTTTCTTTTCAGGTAAGAAGCAGCTGCCTTGACGCCGCCAAGCGGATTTCTTATCTCATGCGACATCTCCGCTATGAATCTCGATAAATCGTTAAGCCTTTCTTCGTTTTTGATGTTATTGTCCATTTCCTTAAATCTTGTTATATCTTTCAAGGAAACGATAACATAAAACTTATCTTCGTCCGCAATTTTAGATATTTCTAAAATAACCGTGCGCCTGTTGCGGTTCTTATTTTCAAATTTATATTCAAAATCGATAAAACCCTCTCCCGTTTCTATAACCTCGGAGGCACGCTCGTCTATATACCTGTTATTATAAAAAAAATCGCTCAGGCTTATATTGTTTATAAATCTATCGGAATATCCCGTAAGTTCCTGCGCCGGCAAATTTAAAAACTTTAAGGTAAGGTTTTCGTCGAATAAGATTAAAGAGTGGTTTAAATTATTAATAATTAAAGTGTTTATATCCATAAGAAAATGATACATTGACGGCAAAAAAACCGCAAGAAAAAAACGGCGGAATAGAACCGGCGCCCTACCCCAAACAATCAAAAAATAATAAATAAAAATGGGACAGATTTTAAATCTGTCCCATTTTTCAATAAGATTTAAATCTAAATTTAGAAGTTGTATCCCGCTTCGTCGTGCTGCGTGATATCGAGACCCATTGCCTCGGTTTCTTTATCC
This is a stretch of genomic DNA from Candidatus Acidulodesulfobacterium ferriphilum. It encodes these proteins:
- a CDS encoding PAS domain-containing protein, with the translated sequence MYHFLMDINTLIINNLNHSLILFDENLTLKFLNLPAQELTGYSDRFINNISLSDFFYNNRYIDERASEVIETGEGFIDFEYKFENKNRNRRTVILEISKIADEDKFYVIVSLKDITRFKEMDNNIKNEERLNDLSRFIAEMSHEIRNPLGGVKAAASYLKRKFDQASFDLQANIKDLNNFLEIIIKEVGRINNLIEDLLSLSKKHKTSSEKVNINKIVNEIILLEQEALTNKNVEIIKEFDPSLPKIYASENALKQVFLNTLKNGIEAVKPETKGIIKIITKLDYTRNSPKFLKIEFTDNGCGISKKDIKNLFVPFFTTKEKGSGLGLAISQKIIYEHNGFINIDSVKNHGTTVTVYLPIEKRKYS
- a CDS encoding DUF721 domain-containing protein, translated to MNANQQLNLKDILLKALRSKLNFSDYIALMLYENWGTICGAEIGKKTKPKAFNKDILTVSVDNPVLLFELGFNKEDLISKVNDYLFSLEKKKIFAEKRITVRDIRFINN